One region of Aurantimonas sp. HBX-1 genomic DNA includes:
- a CDS encoding HAD-IA family hydrolase produces MQAILFDCDGTIADSFGVICDIMQRTFLAHGLDAPEDAATRNIIGLSLDVAISRLHPGLDPTLLASLVTGYRTHFRAARNEPTFREALFPEMKALVERLSAADSVLLGMVTGKSRRGVAALCDAHAMTAAFSVVRTADDCPSKPHPAMVLECCEVLGVDARETLVVGDSIYDVEMARAAGATALGVAWGTHAPDMLLGAGALDVAGTPAELGRMIDRWRVGGLETPPLAVSAASSAA; encoded by the coding sequence ATGCAGGCCATTCTTTTCGACTGCGACGGCACGATCGCCGATTCCTTCGGGGTGATCTGCGACATCATGCAGCGCACCTTTCTTGCCCACGGGCTGGATGCGCCGGAGGACGCGGCGACGCGCAACATCATCGGACTGTCGCTCGATGTCGCCATCAGCCGCCTGCATCCCGGCCTCGATCCGACGCTGCTGGCCTCGCTGGTCACCGGATACCGCACGCACTTCCGCGCGGCGCGGAACGAGCCGACCTTCCGCGAGGCGCTGTTTCCGGAGATGAAGGCGCTGGTCGAACGGCTGTCGGCCGCCGATTCGGTGCTCCTCGGCATGGTCACCGGAAAATCCCGCCGCGGCGTCGCCGCCCTTTGCGACGCCCACGCGATGACGGCGGCCTTTTCGGTAGTGCGCACCGCCGACGACTGCCCGTCCAAGCCGCATCCCGCGATGGTGCTCGAATGCTGCGAGGTGCTCGGGGTCGATGCCCGTGAGACGCTCGTTGTGGGCGACTCGATCTACGACGTCGAGATGGCCCGGGCCGCCGGCGCCACCGCGCTGGGCGTCGCCTGGGGCACGCATGCACCGGACATGCTGCTCGGTGCCGGCGCGCTGGACGTGGCCGGAACGCCGGCTGAACTCGGCCGGATGATCGACCGCTGGCGGGTCGGTGGCCTCGAGACGCCGCCGCTGGCTGTCAGCGCGGCTTCCTCGGCGGCGTGA
- a CDS encoding RluA family pseudouridine synthase, with translation MASVEQKRVEDDEAGLRLDRWFKLHYPGLGFGHLQKLLRSGQVRVDGGRAKSDTRVAPGQMIRVPPIGADAARRVGPLTPNTMRDRNDGDVLSQMLIYEDDKVLVFNKPAGLAVQGGSGVSRHVDKMLEAWRSRKGEKPRLVHRLDRDTSGVLVVARTRGAATALTRSFRERDTKKTYWAIVKGVPVPHEGRISTYLVKEQTEDGDRMRVAKHGEEGADHALTHYRVIENLAQNFAWLEMEPYTGRTHQLRVHALHLGHPILGDPKYFEHDTNWDFPGGVQKKLHLHARRIVIPHPDGGLVDQVAPLPPHMVQTFNLFGFDEELGD, from the coding sequence ATGGCATCGGTCGAACAGAAACGCGTGGAAGACGACGAGGCCGGACTGCGCCTCGACCGGTGGTTCAAGCTGCACTATCCGGGCCTCGGCTTCGGTCACCTGCAGAAGCTGCTGCGCTCGGGCCAGGTGCGCGTCGACGGCGGTCGCGCCAAGTCCGACACGCGCGTCGCGCCCGGCCAGATGATCCGCGTGCCCCCGATCGGCGCCGATGCCGCCCGCCGGGTCGGGCCGCTCACGCCCAACACGATGCGCGACCGCAACGACGGCGACGTGCTGTCGCAGATGCTGATCTACGAGGACGACAAGGTCCTAGTCTTCAACAAGCCGGCGGGCCTGGCCGTACAGGGCGGCTCCGGCGTCTCGCGGCATGTCGACAAGATGCTGGAAGCCTGGCGCAGCCGGAAGGGCGAGAAGCCCCGGCTGGTGCACCGGCTCGACCGCGATACCTCCGGCGTTCTGGTGGTCGCCCGCACGCGCGGCGCCGCGACGGCCCTGACCCGCTCGTTCCGCGAACGCGACACCAAGAAGACCTACTGGGCGATCGTGAAGGGCGTCCCGGTTCCGCATGAAGGCCGCATCTCCACCTATCTGGTGAAGGAGCAGACCGAGGACGGCGACCGCATGCGCGTTGCCAAGCATGGGGAGGAGGGCGCGGATCACGCGCTGACCCATTACCGGGTGATCGAGAACCTGGCGCAGAACTTCGCCTGGCTGGAGATGGAGCCCTATACCGGCCGCACCCACCAGCTGCGCGTTCACGCGCTGCATCTCGGCCATCCGATCCTCGGCGACCCGAAATATTTCGAGCACGACACCAACTGGGATTTCCCGGGCGGCGTGCAGAAGAAGCTGCATCTGCACGCGCGGCGGATCGTGATCCCGCATCCCGACGGCGGTCTGGTGGACCAGGTGGCGCCGCTGCCGCCGCACATGGTGCAGACCTTCAACCTCTTCGGCTTCGACGAGGAGCTCGGCGACTGA
- a CDS encoding BCCT family transporter, which translates to MSTEETQIPEESVTNYEVGQDNLQRFGLDIHNPVFPISAAVIITFVALTLLFPDAVDGFFGWLRPAITSTFDWFFILAGNIFVLFCLYLVLSPLGKIRLGGKDALPEFGYFGWFSMLFAAGMGIGLMFYGVSEPITHFTASLEGGSAAPLGGFVGDELASRRLGMAATIYHWGLHPWAIYAVVGLALAFFSYNWGLPLTMRSAFYPLFGERVWGWPGHIIDTLAVFATLFGLATSLGLGAQQAVAGLNYLFGVPDTLLSNIVLIVAITGVALVSVISGLDAGVKRLSEINMGLALLLLVFVFAVGPTLVLVRGFFGNGWEYIKELIPLSNPFGRGDDAYRTGWTTFYWAWWMSWSPFVGMFIARVSRGRTVREFITCVLLIPTVVSVIWMTVFGGTALTQTIGGFTGIVDAALEVKLFVMLDQLPLSMISSFVGIVLVIVFFVTSSDSGSLVIDSITAGGKIDAPVSQRIFWASFEGLVAIALLAGGGLAALQGAAITTGFPFAFLLIALCWSTLLGLRAERRKPFLETVRAEAG; encoded by the coding sequence ATGAGCACCGAAGAGACGCAGATTCCCGAGGAATCGGTGACGAACTACGAGGTGGGCCAGGACAACCTGCAGCGCTTCGGTCTCGACATCCACAACCCGGTATTTCCGATCTCGGCAGCGGTGATCATCACCTTCGTCGCGCTGACGCTGCTTTTTCCCGATGCCGTCGACGGCTTCTTCGGCTGGCTTCGCCCGGCGATCACCTCGACCTTCGACTGGTTCTTCATCCTGGCCGGCAACATCTTCGTGCTGTTCTGCCTCTATCTGGTGCTGTCGCCGCTCGGTAAGATCCGTCTCGGCGGGAAGGATGCGCTGCCGGAGTTCGGCTATTTCGGCTGGTTCTCGATGCTGTTCGCCGCGGGCATGGGCATCGGCTTGATGTTCTACGGCGTCTCCGAGCCGATCACCCATTTCACCGCCTCGCTGGAAGGCGGCAGTGCCGCACCACTGGGCGGCTTCGTGGGTGACGAGCTGGCGTCCCGCCGTCTCGGCATGGCCGCGACGATCTATCACTGGGGCCTGCATCCCTGGGCGATCTACGCGGTCGTCGGGCTGGCGCTGGCGTTCTTCAGCTACAACTGGGGACTGCCGCTGACCATGCGCTCGGCCTTCTATCCGCTCTTCGGCGAGCGCGTCTGGGGCTGGCCCGGCCATATCATCGACACGCTGGCGGTCTTCGCGACGCTGTTCGGTCTCGCGACGTCGCTTGGTCTTGGCGCCCAGCAGGCCGTGGCCGGCCTGAACTACCTCTTCGGCGTCCCGGACACGCTGTTGAGCAACATCGTGCTGATCGTCGCCATCACCGGTGTCGCGCTGGTCTCCGTCATCTCCGGCCTCGATGCGGGCGTGAAGCGGCTGTCCGAGATCAACATGGGCCTGGCGCTGCTGCTCCTGGTGTTCGTCTTCGCCGTCGGCCCGACGCTCGTGCTTGTGCGCGGCTTCTTCGGCAATGGCTGGGAGTACATCAAGGAGCTGATCCCGCTGTCGAATCCCTTCGGGCGCGGCGACGACGCTTACCGCACCGGCTGGACGACCTTCTACTGGGCCTGGTGGATGAGCTGGTCGCCCTTCGTCGGCATGTTCATCGCCCGGGTTTCGCGCGGCCGCACGGTTCGCGAGTTCATCACCTGCGTCCTCCTGATCCCCACGGTCGTGTCGGTGATCTGGATGACGGTCTTCGGCGGCACCGCCCTGACCCAGACGATCGGCGGCTTCACCGGCATCGTCGATGCCGCCCTCGAGGTGAAGCTCTTCGTCATGCTCGACCAGCTGCCGCTGTCGATGATCAGCTCGTTCGTCGGCATCGTGCTGGTGATCGTGTTCTTCGTCACCTCGTCGGATTCGGGCTCGCTGGTGATCGATTCCATCACCGCCGGCGGCAAGATCGACGCGCCGGTGTCGCAGCGGATCTTCTGGGCCTCCTTCGAAGGCCTGGTGGCGATCGCGCTGCTCGCCGGCGGCGGCCTCGCCGCCTTGCAGGGGGCGGCCATCACCACCGGCTTCCCGTTCGCCTTCCTGCTCATTGCCCTCTGCTGGTCGACGCTGCTCGGCCTGCGCGCCGAACGGCGCAAGCCGTTTCTGGAAACTGTCCGGGCCGAGGCAGGCTAG
- a CDS encoding replication-associated recombination protein A encodes MGDLFGDAPAAPRGMPRTAVASDDRSRPLADRLRPRSLGEVVGQEHLTGPDGVLSRMLDAGSLGSMIFWGPPGTGKTTVARLLASEVDYAFEQISAIFSGVADLKKVFEAARLRRTNGTRTLLFVDEIHRFNRAQQDSFLPVMEDGTVVLVGATTENPSFELNAALLSRARVLTFRSHGPESLTRLLDRAEEAEGRKLPLDEEARVALVRMADGDGRAILTLAEEVWRAAKPGETFDAVAVQEVVQRRAPVYDKSQDGHYNLISALHKSVRGSDPDAALYWLCRMLDAGENPLYLGRRLVRMASEDIGLADPSALSVALAAKDAYDYLGSPEGELALAEATVYLAAAPKSNAVYVAYKAAMRAAREHGSLLPPKHILNAPTQLMQDEGYGSGYAYDHDAPEAFSGQDYFPEEMGRQEFYRPTDRGREAALRERMAHWASLREKTKKHRP; translated from the coding sequence ATGGGCGATCTGTTCGGCGATGCTCCTGCCGCCCCACGAGGAATGCCGCGCACCGCCGTCGCGTCCGATGACCGGTCGCGGCCGCTCGCCGACCGGCTGCGCCCCCGCTCGCTCGGCGAGGTGGTGGGGCAGGAGCACCTGACCGGCCCGGACGGCGTGCTGTCGCGCATGCTGGATGCCGGAAGCCTGGGCTCGATGATCTTCTGGGGCCCGCCGGGCACCGGCAAGACGACGGTGGCGCGTCTCCTGGCGAGCGAGGTCGACTACGCCTTCGAACAGATCTCGGCGATCTTTTCGGGGGTGGCCGACCTCAAGAAGGTGTTCGAGGCGGCCCGGCTTCGCCGCACCAACGGCACCCGCACGCTGCTGTTCGTCGACGAGATCCACCGCTTCAACCGCGCCCAGCAGGATTCGTTTCTGCCGGTCATGGAGGACGGCACCGTCGTGCTGGTCGGGGCGACGACGGAAAACCCTTCCTTCGAGCTCAACGCGGCGCTGCTGTCGCGGGCCCGGGTGCTGACTTTCCGGTCGCACGGGCCGGAGAGCCTGACCCGGCTTCTCGATCGCGCCGAGGAAGCGGAAGGCCGGAAGCTGCCGCTGGACGAGGAGGCGAGGGTGGCGCTGGTGCGGATGGCCGACGGCGACGGCAGGGCGATCCTGACGCTCGCCGAGGAAGTCTGGCGTGCGGCAAAGCCCGGCGAGACGTTCGATGCGGTGGCCGTCCAGGAGGTCGTGCAGCGGCGGGCGCCGGTCTACGACAAGAGCCAGGACGGCCACTACAACCTGATCTCCGCCCTGCACAAATCGGTGCGCGGCTCCGACCCGGATGCCGCCCTCTACTGGCTCTGCCGTATGCTCGATGCCGGCGAGAACCCGCTCTATCTCGGCCGCCGGCTCGTCCGCATGGCGTCGGAAGACATCGGCCTCGCCGATCCGAGCGCCCTGAGCGTCGCCCTGGCCGCCAAGGACGCCTACGACTATCTCGGCTCGCCCGAGGGCGAACTCGCGCTGGCCGAGGCGACCGTCTATCTCGCGGCGGCGCCCAAATCGAACGCGGTGTACGTCGCCTACAAGGCGGCGATGCGGGCGGCGCGCGAGCACGGTTCGCTGCTGCCGCCCAAGCATATCCTCAACGCCCCGACGCAGCTGATGCAGGACGAAGGCTACGGCTCCGGCTACGCCTACGACCACGACGCGCCAGAGGCGTTCTCGGGACAGGATTATTTCCCGGAGGAAATGGGCCGGCAGGAATTCTACCGTCCCACCGACCGCGGCCGCGAGGCGGCGCTGCGCGAACGCATGGCGCATTGGGCAAGCCTGCGCGAGAAGACCAAAAAACACCGCCCCTAG
- a CDS encoding Do family serine endopeptidase, with the protein MRPNQFFRIILVTLVALPSLPSLAAAEEGWSLRGLVQGLFGEGDDSASNTPAPAVPSAPPAPAARNPVPAVRVPDGTEGSDRRVPGDNTEIQLSFAPLVKETAPAVVNVYAARAVPARQSPFANDPFFGQFFGQRFDSRPRMESSLGSGVIVDSTGLVVTNNHVVADADEVKIAFADGREFQTTVLLKDDKVDLAVLKIEGEGPFPVLALADSDGLQIGDLVLAIGNPFGIGQTVTNGIVSALARTHIGVNDFGFFIQTDAAINPGNSGGALIDMRGRLVGVNTAIFSRSGGSNGIGFAIPSNMVASFVRAAREGDRFEQPFVGAGFATVTPDIAEALGLDRPTGALVHEVGEATPAAEAGLEVGDVILAVGEVPIDSPDALGYRLATTGIGGVARLQILRGDERLSVDLPLQPAPETPPRDERVLGGETPFAGATVLNLSPRVASELDLPMNKTGVVVTAVARRSYAARFGLRPRDILLSLNGQAIESTEALEAMLGGRFLGWRFELERDGRRMSQLVR; encoded by the coding sequence ATGCGTCCGAACCAATTCTTCAGGATCATCCTGGTCACGCTCGTCGCGCTTCCTTCGCTGCCGAGCCTTGCGGCGGCCGAAGAGGGCTGGAGCCTGCGCGGTCTCGTCCAGGGCCTTTTCGGCGAGGGTGACGATAGCGCATCCAACACGCCAGCGCCGGCGGTGCCCTCCGCGCCACCCGCGCCGGCGGCGAGGAACCCGGTTCCGGCCGTCCGTGTGCCGGATGGGACAGAAGGCAGCGATCGCCGCGTTCCCGGCGACAATACCGAGATCCAGCTTTCCTTCGCGCCGCTGGTCAAGGAGACGGCGCCCGCCGTGGTCAACGTCTATGCGGCGCGGGCTGTCCCGGCGCGGCAGTCGCCTTTCGCCAACGATCCGTTCTTCGGCCAGTTCTTCGGCCAGCGTTTCGATTCCCGCCCCCGGATGGAGTCCTCGCTCGGGTCGGGCGTCATCGTCGACAGCACCGGGCTGGTCGTCACCAATAACCACGTGGTCGCCGATGCCGACGAGGTGAAGATCGCCTTCGCCGATGGGCGGGAATTCCAGACGACCGTGCTCCTCAAGGACGACAAGGTCGACCTGGCGGTGCTGAAGATCGAGGGGGAAGGTCCGTTCCCGGTGCTCGCCCTGGCCGACTCGGACGGGCTGCAGATCGGCGATCTCGTGCTGGCCATCGGCAATCCCTTCGGCATCGGCCAGACGGTGACCAACGGTATCGTCTCGGCGCTGGCCCGCACTCATATCGGCGTCAACGATTTCGGCTTCTTCATCCAGACCGACGCGGCGATCAATCCCGGCAATTCCGGTGGCGCGCTGATCGACATGCGGGGACGGCTGGTGGGCGTGAACACCGCCATCTTCTCCCGGTCGGGCGGTTCGAACGGGATCGGATTTGCCATTCCGTCCAACATGGTAGCGAGTTTCGTTCGGGCGGCCCGTGAAGGCGATCGGTTCGAGCAGCCCTTCGTCGGCGCGGGATTTGCGACCGTTACGCCGGACATTGCCGAGGCGCTGGGGCTCGATCGCCCGACCGGAGCGCTGGTTCACGAAGTCGGCGAGGCTACGCCCGCTGCCGAGGCCGGTCTGGAGGTCGGCGACGTCATTCTCGCGGTCGGCGAAGTGCCCATCGACAGTCCCGACGCGCTCGGCTACCGCCTTGCGACGACCGGGATCGGCGGCGTTGCCCGGCTGCAGATCCTGCGCGGCGACGAACGCCTGTCGGTCGACCTGCCGTTGCAGCCGGCACCCGAGACGCCGCCGCGCGACGAGCGCGTCCTCGGCGGGGAGACGCCGTTTGCCGGCGCGACGGTGCTCAACCTCTCGCCGCGCGTCGCTTCCGAACTGGACCTACCGATGAACAAGACCGGGGTCGTGGTCACCGCTGTCGCGCGGCGCTCCTACGCCGCGCGGTTCGGGCTTCGGCCCCGCGACATCCTGCTGTCGCTGAACGGGCAGGCGATCGAATCGACCGAGGCGCTGGAAGCGATGCTGGGTGGTCGCTTCCTCGGCTGGCGCTTCGAGCTCGAGCGCGACGGCCGCCGCATGTCGCAGCTGGTGCGCTGA
- a CDS encoding NAD-dependent epimerase/dehydratase family protein: MAADTVLLTGISGFIAKHVALRLLERGYRVRGSVRSAGKGAEVRATLAHHGAQLDRLEIVEADLLADAGWAKAAAGCRFVVHTASPFPLTQPRDRFALVPAARQGTLRVIAAANAAGAERLVMTSSIVAVYQGHTGRTDARYGEADWSNIDDPSVGAYAVSKTVAECAAWEVARESGLELAVINPAFVLGPLLDADAGTSATLIAMMMRGRAPLVPDISFGIVDVRDVADAHVAAMERQAAAGRRFILSAGTRSLLEIGRHLAVTDPSLRRRVPRFVLPDSLVRAAALVSPQARLLVPELGRPKDLDAGPARSVLDIVFRQPEAAIAAMAASLKNCGIVR, translated from the coding sequence ATGGCGGCCGACACGGTCCTGCTGACCGGCATATCCGGCTTCATCGCCAAGCACGTGGCGCTGCGGCTCCTCGAGCGCGGCTACCGGGTGCGGGGCAGTGTCCGTTCCGCCGGCAAGGGCGCGGAGGTCCGGGCCACGCTGGCGCATCACGGGGCGCAACTTGATCGCCTGGAAATCGTCGAGGCGGATCTCCTCGCTGATGCCGGGTGGGCCAAGGCGGCGGCAGGTTGCCGCTTTGTCGTCCACACGGCGTCGCCGTTCCCTCTGACGCAGCCGCGCGACCGATTCGCGCTCGTGCCCGCCGCGCGGCAGGGCACGCTGCGGGTCATCGCGGCGGCGAATGCAGCCGGGGCCGAGCGCCTTGTGATGACGTCGTCGATCGTCGCCGTCTACCAGGGCCACACGGGCCGCACTGATGCCCGTTACGGCGAGGCGGACTGGTCGAACATCGACGATCCCTCCGTCGGCGCCTACGCGGTCTCAAAGACGGTCGCGGAGTGTGCCGCCTGGGAAGTAGCAAGGGAGTCGGGGCTGGAGCTTGCCGTCATCAACCCGGCTTTCGTGCTCGGCCCGCTGCTCGACGCCGACGCCGGCACCTCGGCGACGCTGATTGCGATGATGATGCGCGGGCGGGCGCCGCTCGTACCGGACATCAGCTTTGGTATTGTAGACGTGCGCGACGTCGCGGATGCGCATGTCGCCGCCATGGAGCGGCAGGCCGCCGCCGGGCGCCGCTTCATCCTCTCCGCCGGTACGCGTTCGCTGCTCGAGATCGGCCGCCATCTCGCCGTGACCGACCCGTCATTGCGACGCCGCGTCCCGCGATTCGTCCTGCCAGATTCCCTGGTCCGGGCCGCGGCGCTCGTCTCTCCACAGGCCCGCCTGCTGGTTCCCGAACTGGGCCGGCCGAAGGACCTCGATGCAGGTCCGGCCCGGTCCGTTCTCGACATCGTGTTTCGGCAGCCGGAGGCGGCCATCGCGGCCATGGCAGCAAGCCTGAAGAACTGCGGCATCGTCCGCTAG
- the rplQ gene encoding 50S ribosomal protein L17, with protein sequence MRHGKAGRKLNRTASHRKAMFANMAASLIQHEQIVTTLPKAKDLRPIVEKLITLGKRGDLHARRQALSKVRDGSVIPKLFDTLAPRYADRQGGYCRVLKAGFRRGDNAPMAVIEFVDRDPDARGAIDRERLEDEGQDDAS encoded by the coding sequence ATGCGCCACGGCAAAGCCGGACGGAAACTGAACCGAACCGCCAGTCATCGTAAGGCGATGTTCGCCAACATGGCGGCGTCCCTGATCCAGCACGAGCAGATCGTGACCACGCTTCCGAAGGCGAAGGACCTGCGTCCGATCGTCGAGAAGCTGATCACGCTCGGCAAGCGCGGCGACCTGCACGCGCGCCGTCAGGCGCTCTCGAAGGTGCGCGACGGCTCGGTCATCCCGAAGCTGTTCGACACGCTCGCACCGCGCTACGCCGACCGCCAGGGTGGCTATTGCCGCGTCCTGAAGGCCGGATTCCGCCGCGGCGACAACGCCCCGATGGCCGTCATCGAGTTCGTCGATCGCGATCCGGATGCACGCGGCGCCATCGACCGCGAGCGTCTCGAGGACGAGGGCCAGGACGACGCGTCCTGA
- a CDS encoding DNA-directed RNA polymerase subunit alpha, giving the protein MIASNWQDLTKPNQVVFKNGGSRTKASLTAEPLERGFGLTLGNALRRVLLSSLQGAAVTAVQIDGVLHEFSSIPGVREDVTDIVLNVKEINIGMQGEGPKRMVLRKSGPGVVRAGDIQTVGDIEILNPEHEICTLDEGAEIRMEFTVDTGKGYVPADQNRAEDAPIGLIPVDSLFSPVKKVSYKVEATREGQDLNKDKLTMSIETDGSITGEDAVAYAARILQDQLSVFINFEEPQRDQRAGAGADEQIAELAFNPALLKKVDELELSVRSANCLKNDNIVYIGDLIQKTEAEMLRTPNFGRKSLNEIKEVLASMGLHLGMDVTDWPPENIDDLAKRYEDQY; this is encoded by the coding sequence ATGATTGCTAGCAATTGGCAAGACCTCACCAAGCCGAACCAGGTCGTCTTCAAGAACGGCGGAAGCCGGACGAAGGCGTCGCTGACCGCTGAGCCGCTGGAGCGCGGTTTCGGCCTGACCCTCGGCAACGCGCTGCGGCGCGTGCTCCTGTCCTCGCTCCAGGGCGCGGCCGTCACCGCCGTCCAGATCGACGGCGTCCTGCACGAGTTCTCGTCGATCCCGGGCGTCCGCGAGGACGTGACCGACATCGTCCTGAACGTGAAGGAAATCAACATCGGCATGCAGGGCGAAGGCCCGAAGCGGATGGTGCTTCGCAAGTCCGGCCCGGGCGTGGTTCGCGCTGGCGACATCCAGACGGTCGGTGACATCGAGATCCTCAATCCCGAGCACGAGATCTGCACCCTCGACGAGGGCGCCGAGATTCGCATGGAATTTACCGTCGACACCGGCAAGGGCTACGTGCCCGCCGACCAGAACCGCGCCGAAGACGCGCCGATCGGGCTGATCCCGGTCGACTCGCTGTTCTCGCCGGTCAAGAAGGTGTCCTACAAGGTCGAGGCCACCCGCGAGGGCCAGGACCTCAACAAAGACAAGCTGACCATGTCGATCGAGACCGATGGCTCGATCACCGGTGAGGACGCGGTGGCCTACGCCGCTCGCATCCTCCAGGATCAGCTCTCGGTGTTCATCAACTTCGAGGAGCCGCAGCGCGATCAGCGCGCCGGTGCGGGCGCCGACGAGCAGATCGCCGAACTGGCCTTCAACCCGGCGCTCCTCAAGAAGGTCGACGAGTTGGAGCTCTCCGTCCGCTCGGCGAACTGCCTGAAGAACGACAACATCGTCTACATCGGCGATCTCATCCAGAAGACCGAAGCCGAGATGCTCCGCACCCCGAACTTCGGCCGCAAGTCGCTGAACGAGATCAAGGAGGTTCTTGCCTCCATGGGTCTCCACCTCGGCATGGACGTGACCGATTGGCCGCCGGAGAACATCGACGATCTGGCCAAGCGCTACGAAGACCAGTACTGA
- the rpsK gene encoding 30S ribosomal protein S11, translated as MAKEAQRVRRRERKNITSGVAHVSSTFNNTLITITDAQGNTIAWSSAGAQGFKGSRKSTPFAAQTAAEDAAKKAQEHGMRTLEVEVCGPGSGRESALRALQAAGFTITSIRDVTPIPHNGVRPRKKRRV; from the coding sequence ATGGCTAAAGAAGCACAGCGCGTTCGTCGTCGCGAACGCAAGAACATCACGTCGGGCGTCGCCCATGTGAGTTCGACCTTCAACAACACGCTGATCACCATCACCGACGCGCAGGGCAACACCATTGCCTGGTCGTCGGCCGGTGCGCAGGGCTTCAAGGGGTCGCGCAAGTCGACGCCGTTCGCCGCGCAGACCGCTGCCGAGGACGCCGCCAAGAAAGCCCAGGAACACGGCATGCGCACCCTCGAGGTCGAGGTGTGCGGACCGGGTTCCGGCCGCGAGTCGGCACTGCGCGCGCTGCAGGCCGCCGGCTTCACCATCACGTCGATCCGTGACGTGACGCCGATCCCGCACAACGGCGTCCGCCCGCGCAAGAAGCGCCGCGTCTGA
- the rpsM gene encoding 30S ribosomal protein S13, which translates to MARIAGVNIPTNKRVVIALQYIHGIGATFAKEIVEKVNLGEERRVNDLTDAEVLQIREMIDRDYQVEGDLRRETAMNIKRLMDLGCYRGLRHRRGLPVRGQRTHTNARTRKGPAKAIAGKKK; encoded by the coding sequence GTGGCACGCATCGCTGGCGTCAACATTCCGACGAACAAGCGCGTCGTCATCGCTCTGCAGTACATTCACGGCATCGGCGCGACGTTCGCGAAAGAGATCGTCGAAAAGGTCAATCTCGGCGAAGAGCGCCGCGTGAACGACCTCACCGATGCCGAGGTCCTGCAGATCCGCGAGATGATCGACCGCGACTATCAGGTCGAGGGCGATCTTCGTCGCGAGACCGCGATGAACATCAAGCGTCTGATGGATCTCGGCTGCTATCGCGGCCTGCGCCATCGTCGCGGCCTGCCGGTGCGCGGCCAGCGCACCCACACCAATGCCCGCACCCGCAAGGGCCCGGCAAAGGCCATCGCAGGCAAGAAGAAGTAA
- a CDS encoding adenylate kinase encodes MILILLGPPGAGKGTQAHRLIERLGVPQLSTGDMLRAAVAAQSEVGLQAKAVMDAGNLVSDDIVNAIVSERIDQPDCAKGFILDGYPRTLVQADAVEAMLAAKGLALDHVIEMRVDDDVLVKRVSGRFTCAKCGTVYHDVDRKPKVEGVCDVCQSTEFKRRPDDNAETMRTRLRSYYKDTSPLVGYYHCKGTLRCVDGMQDVDAVTQSIERIVNG; translated from the coding sequence ATGATCTTAATTTTGTTGGGGCCGCCGGGCGCGGGCAAGGGAACCCAGGCCCATCGGCTGATCGAACGGCTGGGCGTACCGCAGCTTTCGACGGGGGACATGCTGAGGGCGGCCGTGGCCGCGCAGAGTGAGGTCGGCCTGCAGGCCAAGGCTGTGATGGATGCCGGAAACCTGGTTTCCGACGACATCGTCAACGCCATCGTCTCGGAGCGGATCGACCAGCCGGATTGCGCCAAGGGTTTCATCCTCGACGGCTATCCGCGGACGCTGGTCCAGGCCGACGCCGTGGAGGCGATGCTCGCCGCCAAGGGACTGGCCCTCGATCACGTGATCGAGATGCGGGTCGACGACGACGTGCTCGTCAAGCGCGTCTCGGGCCGTTTCACCTGTGCCAAGTGCGGTACGGTCTATCACGACGTGGACCGCAAGCCGAAGGTGGAGGGCGTCTGCGACGTCTGCCAGTCGACCGAATTCAAGCGTCGTCCGGACGACAATGCCGAGACCATGCGCACGCGCCTGAGGTCCTATTACAAGGATACCTCGCCGCTGGTGGGCTACTACCACTGCAAGGGCACGCTGCGTTGCGTGGACGGCATGCAGGACGTCGACGCGGTGACCCAGAGCATCGAGCGCATTGTCAACGGCTGA